The genomic window TCTTCAATTTACGGTGATAGTGAAGAACTACCAAAGCATACAGATATGCGGATTAATCCGCTTTCTCCTTATGCATTATCCAAATATACCGGTGAACGTTACTGTCAAATGTTTTATAATTTATATGGATTTGAAACTGTTTGCCTTCGCTATTTTAATGTTTTTGGACCAAAACAAGATCCGACATCTCAATATTCTGCGGTAATACCAAAGTTCATTACCGCAATTATGGAAGACGAAAAGCCCACCATCTACGGAGATGGTACCCAGTCGCGTGATTTCACGTTTATAGAGAATGTTGTTAGCGCAAATATCAAAGCTTGTTTTGCAAAAAATGCACCTGGTAATGTGATGAATATTGCTTGTAATGATAGAATTACACTTGTTGAATTAGTTGACAAGATTAATATCATTTTGGGTAAAGCAATCGAACCGGATTTTTCGTCGCCAAGGTTAGGAGACATAAAGCATTCTTATGCCTCAATCGAAAAAGCAAAGAAATTAATTGATTACGAAGTCAAAAAAGATTTTTCACATGGTTTGGAAGAAACCATAGATCATTTTAAAATATAGATAAATTGGAGAATTGATGAAAATACTAATTACAGGTGGAGCCGGATTTATCGGCTCATATCTGGCAGAAAAATTACTCGACCAAGGGCACTATGTCATAATTATTGATAACCTTTCCACAGGCAAATTGTCCAACATTCGTCATATTTATAAGAATGCAAATCTCGAAGTTCACATAGATACGATTTTTAATCAAAAACTTATTCAGGATTGTGTTAAAAAGTGTGATCAAATATATCATCTTGCAGCAGCTGTTGGGGTGATGTTCATTGTGGATAATCCGGTGGAAACAATAGAAACAAATGTGTCCGGTTCGGAAGTAATGATCAAATTGGCTAA from Candidatus Cloacimonadota bacterium includes these protein-coding regions:
- a CDS encoding SDR family oxidoreductase, which encodes MNFLVTGGAGFIGSNIVEHLLEMGENVTILDNFSTGRRSNIAELVKHKKCKLIEGDIRSYHIVRSAVENVDYILHQGALPSVPRSVNDPLTTNEVNIVGTLNVLQAAKETNVKRLVFASSSSIYGDSEELPKHTDMRINPLSPYALSKYTGERYCQMFYNLYGFETVCLRYFNVFGPKQDPTSQYSAVIPKFITAIMEDEKPTIYGDGTQSRDFTFIENVVSANIKACFAKNAPGNVMNIACNDRITLVELVDKINIILGKAIEPDFSSPRLGDIKHSYASIEKAKKLIDYEVKKDFSHGLEETIDHFKI